The Rosa rugosa chromosome 3, drRosRugo1.1, whole genome shotgun sequence sequence CTGTTCCTTTCCTCCTTGTACCTGTGAAGCAGCGGCTGAAGTTAAGGATTTCATGGAAACGCAAAAGACCATGAAATTTCTTATGGGACTTAATGAGAATTTTGCACAAACCCGCAGCAACATCATAGGGTTGGATCCACTTCCGAACTTGAACAAAACCTATGCGATGGTGCTACGCCAAGAGAAGCAGGCAGAGACTACTGCCGGAAAATCCACGACACCACCAGAATCTTCAGCCTTTTCTGTGAAGAAAATGACTCGTGATTTCAGGTCTGTAGAAGGAGAAGCCAAGTTTTGTGAAAAATGCAACATGACCAACCATAACACAAAGAATTGCAGAGCTCATCTCAAATGCACATATTGCAATGGGAAGGGACATACCTATGACTACTGCCGAAGGAGGAAGAATGCTGCTGAAAGTGGCCAAGCAAGATCAAAAGCAAATAATGTAGCCCCTCAAGATGATCACAAGGAAGCTGCGGCTAATTTCCCTTTTTCACGAGAAGAGTGCCATCAACTTCTCAATCAGTTGTGATTCTTTCCCTCAataaaaccaaacaaagagtaaaggttttaaaggctgaagtaaaacaatgtgcagattctttccagaaatacaAGCTTCTGTCCCCCTATTTCAAAATTGCATAACTAATTCCAGAAAAATGCTTTTGGGGTGATTCAAATTCTGGAACGTTCATATATTTGTCTAATATATTTCTCTAGAAGAAACTGACCCCAAATTCTCAACGGTTTAGCTCCAGTTTTGAAATGAATGCAACTGGGTCAGATtttactgaaaactgaaaatctgcagaaactgGTTCTTTTGTGTAAAGCTCTTTTGGTACCCAAAATGGCTGGTTAAGTAGACTCTAAGACACCTACAAAAAGTATCTAAAGCTTCTAAAGGCTTAAAGTCTcagtcacccttcaatactataaggggaaggtcttgtagctcactaacatgatgttttgaagacatggtgtttggACAACAGTAACACAAATAAACTCTTTGATCAAGCATGATTTCAATGTTCAAAATAACCATGGTTTAGCATACCCCCAACACATCAGAAAGAATGAAAGGTTCTAAGCTAAAACAACAAGGTTCCCACCACAATAGTGACAAGTTGTAATCTGCAAGAGTTTGTAGCAACAACCACTACAAGAAAAGTAGTCTACCACAACATCATAATAACAACATGCTCTAAATGATCGTTGTTACTTATAGTATTCGACAAGGGGCAAAGAATGTGCGTTGTAGTAAACCATTTAACACTATATGCGTCATTTGCACGTTGTTAATTTTGTTATCAACAACCTACTTTGCGTGTTGTTATCCGCAAGTTGTCAATTAACTTATCAACAAGCAGGCGTGCACgttgttgaaatttttttagaATGACAACATGTAACGAACGTTGTCAAAACTTTGAgagaaaaaaagataaatagAAAATTATGAGGGGATGGAGTTGTCCGTTTTATCCTAAATTTTaggagaaatttgaaatttcattGACCTAACTTCTACAAACTCACTAAACGCCCTCAAAGCCAAAAGCTCATCTCCCGCCACCAACCCTAGTCGACGGTGACCTTCATAATGTTCGATGGGGTCGGAGCCACCTAGTCATTTCAGACCTCAAGATACTTTTCAAGCCGTCAACTCTCTCAAGGTAATTATCAAGCAGTTCTTCATtctcagttttcaatttcaaattctctCAAGGTATCAAAATCAAAAGCTCAGATATCTCAGTTTCAACTCAAACACTCACTCACTTGCTGCATCTCTCAGATCAGCCCGCTTCTCTCTCTTTGATTCCCAAGTAGATCAGCTCGCTTTTCTCTGCGCATTATTCCCTTTAATTCCTGCAATGCTTCTCCAATTCTGATTGCAGGTACTATTTTTGACTTCTCCAATTCCATAGACTCCGACTCGCCGACAATGGTGGTTCTCCGTTCACTCCCTCACCgcctctctctttttccggcgacctctgtTCTCTCCGAAACCTCTCTCCGTCCGCGAAAGATCGGCGTCCGATTCAAGCATTTCCTTCCTTGAGTATCGTCGGATCTTGTATCTCACTCGCAGCGATTCGTGCATAGCTCGACCTCCATGGCCATCAGAGGCGTCGATTTCAAGTGGTCAGTACCTTTCTTCTTGCTCCGCTTAGTTAACTGTGCCAGGTTTCTGATTTCGAATTGTggtttctggttttttttttttgcttcgaAGTGTGTATCCTTTATTAGGGTTTCGATTTCAATCTCTGCAATTCGTTTTTCGTTTCGGATTATCTGTTTGTGTGGTTTTCTTTAATATGATTTCTGATAGAGTAATTGTTGCGATTAATTGGAAGCGGGTACCATACTTGTACATATCCGTTGCATATCCGTTGCGATTAATTGGATCGTGTTAGGTTAATATGTGGTTGCTTTGGATAATTATGCTTTGAATTTCATCTGTGGTGATTATTATCATTAATTTTTACTGGTATCTTCATGTTGATTACACTACAGTGTTTGTTTTTCGCTTGTTGATGTTTGCTGATAATGGGCTGGCAGCTGGAATGGATTTGCAAGTCCATTTCCAGTTCTAATCTTTATGTTAAGTATGAGTTTGTAGAGATGTCAGATTGCTCTCAGTGAAATGAAACTAACAAAATGGAATCAGACTAAATGCAGTTCTTGGTTTTGTACAAAGAATATTAATGCAAGGAATTGTTATTACATTGGCATGTTAATTGTGTTGAACTGAATTGGAACTATAGACTAGAAAGTAAGGCCGCAATGTTCTTCTACCAGTTGTTTTCTCGAAGATTTGATTACTAATCAGTTTAAAATTAAGGTGGTATTTCTGGCGAATTGATGGTATCATAATCACGAACCCTAACTCAATTTGAGCCAAGTCTGATGATGGCATTGGAATTTGAGGAATGGGGCTATGTTTTTCTTTGTTGGGAGTCACTGTCATTCTATGTGGTTTATTTGGTTCCTGGGAAATTTAGAAGAGTTGAAGGAAAGGAGCATAAAGTTTGTTCCTTTTTCGGGTTTTGGTAACTGGGTTTTAACTTTCTTGTTTCTTGGGTTCAATTTTGTTGGGTGATTATTCGGTAAGTAAAAGTAGTTGGGAGACATGGATTAGCCAAGCTGTTTGAGCTAGAATTGGATGGAAATAAGTAATGTTCTATTTTTAGATTTGGATTAGCCATTGGCAGCATATGCTTGACACATATCATGTCAGCCAAATGTTGTTAAACTCTTTCTGCATTCATCGTTTTCTTCGAGTTGCCTTGGGTTGGCAACAAAGCAAGACTCTTTTGATGGGTTGGTAGGAAGCTGAAACTTGCCAGCAGAATGCGTGCTTCAGTATTGACTAATAAACATTTTTGTTTGGTGTTGTCATAATATGTATCCAAAAGAACCCTGTCTATACTTTctgcatttgtttcttcatttttttctgcaGAAGATGAAAAGGAACTCTTTGTAATTTAATTTATCAACGCTTGAGGATTGACATGTGTGTGCTATTACGCAGATTGTTGCTGTGGCAAATTTGACGCCAGCTGATGATTCAGTGGACGAGCTTGATAGTTACATGTATCAAACTGTAAATCTCCTTCCTCTTGTCTATATTTCACCTTATTTGAATGTTTCTTCTTTCAAAAGCAAAGAGTTAAgttatgtatgtatgtatgtatgttaaAACTTAATAGTCATTAACAGATCATACACAAAACTAGGAGATTTTGAGAAATGAGAAGCTACCATTGTTTCCGCAGATTGGAAGCATGCATTTTCCTTACTCTGGCATTTTCCTTACTCTGGAAATGCCAAATAATACACAAAACTAGTTCTGCAAATTGTTTAGTTTCGAAAATATATGAGGTAAATTGGAAATGCCATGTGTGAGTTTGATTGGGGGAAGGCCTTTAGTTTGATTTAACACATTTAGGCTACATGTAATCAGAATACATGTGAATGCATACAGAACAAAAGCTTTTGGATTGATTATGCATACAGAACAAAAGCTTTTGGATTGATTTGTACAACTCTAGAAGATGTCTGAGCATGGTGAGGTGAGTAAATTAATACCAGCAACTCTGTAAGGGTATTTGGTTATCATGTTTTTGTATTCATTGTTACAACTCTATATGATTCTGTATTCATTTAATCTTCTTTTATTCAAGTTCGTGGGCTTGGGTTTGGTGCTACACCATCTCGAGTCAATGCTACTATTCAAGGGAGTGCAAAGGTTAAAGAACTTGAAGCTACTGTATTAAGTCTCCAAGTACAAAAGTTCATTGTGTGCCTCTTGGACGAGATTGTTGGAAGGTTTGGGTTGATGTGGTGTTTGATGAGTATCAGAATATGGAAGTGTATAGAGCAACCATGGATGCCAAACAACTTGGTGAAGTTGTAGGAAGCACTCTTGCATGGCCCAAAAGCTCCATTAAAATGCTCCCTTAGTAGTTGAAGTAGCAGGTACATTTTGCTTTACTAGAGAATTTATGTAGGTCAGGAAGTACCATGCATGTTTTGTGAATGCTGATGAACAAAGAATCCAGTACTTTGTCATGCTTGTTTTGTAAAGCACATATGTATAAGAGAATGTGGCACTCCTAATGaaatgtatatttttcatacATGGTTAGTGTGTACTAATATTGGCATGTGAATGTGTTTAAGTAATGGTGAATGTTTATAGAGGTACAGGAAAGCATAGCCCAGCAAATTGGGTGCAATAATATGTACTGAAATTTTATAACAACGTATCCAGTAATATGACAACATACCATGTATGCTGTCGAAAACTAAAGACAACATGCTGAGAGTGTTGTTAAAACTTACAACATGCGCTTGAAACGTTGTCGAAAATTTATGACAACGTGCATGGCTCATTGTTGAATGATTACAACAACATGCTTCGCCTCTTTTCGACAACGTGCAAAGCGCGATGTTAAGGACTCGTGGACTTTTAATGACTCTGGCATCTACAACATGCGCCAAACGTTGTCAAAAGTGATTGACAACGTGAATTGCATGTTGTTAAAcatgttttttcttgtagtgaaccaaaaatacatagtgttaaggaaaggatgatactcaccaaaaactaacaaaaaaagatgagcttctcttgaggatttcaacaggaaagagagctgaaGGAGCTGATTGGATCGAGTCCAGCCACAGGCCAAGAAGTTTGCTCAATCTCGAACATGCAAAGTGAAACAGAGACTGCTCAATATGTAAATGAGGTGTTTTGAACGTATTGAGTCTAAAATCGAGGAAACAAAGGGGAACTTGATGGTTTAAGAATCTTACCAACTGTTGGTATCAGTCTCAAGCAAGGTGTTGGGGATTCGGGTAGAGCAAGAGAGGAAGTTTAAGCAGAAATCCGGAACAGGCTTGCTCCGGAACAGCTTCCGCTTCGAGGGGTGTACAGGTCTTAAATCAATTCCGATGGAGCTGATATTTGGAGGCTAGATAGAGGAGACATaggcgaacaactttgatgaagaaagttttttcATCGGAGGTCTCTAACTAGGTGTTTTTGGGCTCGTAAACGGACTGATGTGTCCAGGGACGAGAGGAAAGGTGAGAAGAGAAGGGTGAATGACGATTTATGGCCTGGGTTCTCTCTTTTGAAGGTCTGAGATgatgttcttggaggagttGCCCTTTGCATGATGGAAACGTGGAGGGGAAGAGCTGAACGAGGCTCCCTTTTTCTCTGTCCAACTCTGAcgtgaacaaggaaagaggaaaagctgagttTTGCGTGTGAAGGAGAAGGCTCAGCTTTGGGCAGATAAATTTGGGGTAAAAGAATAAGGTGGTAAAAACCCAAAATGATggggaaaataaaagtaaaataggTAAATACAAGAAAACTCAAATTAAAATGTTGACAGTGCCAAATAAGGATCGGGTCTCACAAAACTTATTTTTAGATAGAGAAATGGCAAGCAAGTTTTTTGTCGGAGTTTTGCTCGAGTTTGAAAAACATAAGGAGTAAATAAATTGTGCTTTTGAAAGTCGGTGAGATGCTTGACGAGTAAGTTTCGGGTAAGGCGAGCAGAAATTTCTCCAATTATTAAGAAAgataaaataagaaaatcgtAAACACACGCACgagtatatttcaaaattatgcaaagatgTCATTATGAGCTACAACCATGTTGGATCAAGGAAGAGGTTTGGGTCAAAGGTTGactaacttattgggctaggttcactagcatacccgtcggttgggtgtccagagtaaattttGGACTCTAACCTTACGCTATTCTCGGGCCCAAGgcccaaactatttccaaaagtATTTAGCCGAACAAAGGTCGCGAAAAATTTTCCCGTCAAAAAGTGACGTTTGGAATTTCACGGggtctacactccccctcatcgatttctctctctctctttctctctctttctctaacctcgtctcaggctctctttctctctctctctctgagccaccacacccaccactccaccgtcgatgtcggcctccaccgccgccgctctgtcccaccgtcggaccaccagaggatgacgccatctaactccacgatcccaacccctctgagcttcgccggttttgttcgttagatgtccgggaagctctccacaccggaatcgggtctgggcttcgccggttttgttcgtcagatgtctgGGAAGCTCCAAagctccacgccggaatcgggtctgggcttcccTTGCAGGTCTCAgacgacgtcaaaactgtggtctattggggggtaatagacagattattgccccccactaatttcttaactgtggttaattaatcactgaaattagagttttgataagtcttatgttgttttgagtttattaaagtacaataatctatCAATGatagttaagtgaagggttttGACTTAAAACGAAGACATTATTtaggggcagtaatgtgtctactgccccccactaaaccattaaaacttgcaccagttaagtgaagggttctgacttcgtatgaagacattatttgggggcagtaatgtgtctactgccccccactaaaccattaaaacttgcaccagtttcaaggattcacagtgtattgcactttatcacaaacaaatcaacaagagatgattactgtctcctaagaaagacattattgggtggcactaatgtgtctactgccccccaatagaccatcaaacattacaccgcttcctatgtttcacagattatagaagttattcacactcaaaacaacagataatgtctaaaaacccacattatgagggtcaatattctgtctactgccccccactagactgacacaaaccacacaatttctttcatttatcgactactgcaatttaacactacatttactttggaatagcagttttcagtccgtcaataaataaagcaatcatcattggcccctaatacaaagtctactagggggcactaatgttacaacttttatggttatgactgcacaatagcagatagcagttttcagtcccacattgcagttttcagtccgtcgtcgattccttcagaaggtcaaccccggcctcgccaagcttctcagcgacgaggaccgtcggcttggcgtcgagcatggcagcggagagcacgacgacgagtttcggcgcggcgatggcgagagcaggggtcgtgggcgacctgctggagggatggagggagggagagagaaatccgacgtcgtctggagagagagagagagagagagagagagagagagagagagagagagagagagagagagagagagagagagagagagagagagagagagagagaaatcggtgaggggggaggagagagaaatcggtgaggggggagagggcaaaaaagtcccaaaaataaataaaaagaattaattgggtaaaggggaaataatcccttagagtgttttgggtaaacggggttaaaaaacagttagtggagcaagtgggcaaattttaagctaaaattgggtaaatatGCATTTCCccattaattaattaacaaatAGTCCTTATAAGCAACAACCTTTCCAAACCAAAGACTTGTCTTTTTACATGTACGTACTACatctttttaattaattatacCTTAATTCTTTTCAAAAATATTATACCTTGGTTATGCATTGTGCTCAACCAAATATATTAACCTATTTGTAGTAGTAACGTTAGTAATACTGAATTAACCAAATAGAAACCTCAATGCTCATCAGCAACCATTGCCAAAAGTTCGTCCCAAGCTTAGAACAACAGCCTAAATATGTCTTCCCTCCAACCAACAATCTCTTTCAGATCCAGTTCGAACTTCAATGAGCTTCAATGGGTGATTCAAATCCAAA is a genomic window containing:
- the LOC133735920 gene encoding uncharacterized protein LOC133735920 translates to MAGDNEEQRLIEPRTGSNSSKTSEPWENSNHPLFLHYSDQPGAVLVSQPLMEDNYTTWVQSMIMALTIKNKKGFIDGTLKRPTHNPNEQLQWDRCNVLVKTWLLGAMSKDISSSVIHCRDARGMWLELQERFSHTNTVLLFHIENAIHECEQGTNSVTSFFTKIKSLWDEKDALCSFPPCTCEAAAEVKDFMETQKTMKFLMGLNENFAQTRSNIIGLDPLPNLNKTYAMVLRQEKQAETTAGKSTTPPESSAFSVKKMTRDFRSVEGEAKFCEKCNMTNHNTKNCRAHLKCTYCNGKGHTYDYCRRRKNAAESGQARSKANNVAPQDDHKEAAANFPFSREECHQLLNQL